A stretch of Castanea sativa cultivar Marrone di Chiusa Pesio chromosome 2, ASM4071231v1 DNA encodes these proteins:
- the LOC142625457 gene encoding L10-interacting MYB domain-containing protein-like, with translation MGHACAAVGHACATDESVIWYISVPGMDNNTTSNSEANKARALWGDPSWTTTFCNLCVEEIEAGNKRIFTALSAKGWSNLVIKFCDETGLNYEKDQLKNRWDVLKAEWRAWEKLKGLHTNLGWDVVKGTTDASDDWWNMKLKVS, from the exons ATGGGGCATGCGTGTGCAGCTGTGGGGCATGCGTGTGCAACTGATGAG TCTGTGATTTGGTACATTTCTGTGCCAGGG ATGGATAATAACACCACTTCCAACTCCGAGGCAAACAAAGCAAGAGCATTATGGGGAGATCCAAGTTGGACAACTACTTTTTGTAACCTTTGTGTGGAAGAGATTGAAGCTGGGAATAAAAGAATCTTTACTGCCTTAAGTGCCAAAGGTTGGAGCAATTTGGTGATCAAATTCTGTGATGAGACCGGTCTAAACTATGAGAAGGACCAATTAAAAAATAGGTGGGATGTATTAAAAGCAGAATGGAGAGCGTGGGAAAAATTGAAGGGTCTTCACACAAATTTAGGTTGGGATGTTGTGAAGGGAACAACTGATGCTAGTGATGATTGGTGGAACATGAAGTTGAAGGTAAGttga